A window of the Oscillospiraceae bacterium NTUH-002-81 genome harbors these coding sequences:
- a CDS encoding Na+/H+ antiporter NhaC family protein translates to MSSESSKQTQKAPALEFRGGVYTSLVPFLLFVLGSFGLAIFNVATVEGFWLVAIACIIIGMWLCKDPLKYFDEICRGTASPLLTTAVFCWLWSGAVAGILKASGLVNGLIWLGLNTGLTGGLFVGFTFLVSCIYSTATGTGSGTVAAMTVLLYPAGVALGADPWWMAAAIISGGGFGDNLAPISDTTITAATTMRVDVSGLVKNRMPYTLVAGFITLIIVTVGGALSTNAVNISETEYTSIVTQAHPKGLIMLLPAALIVFLALKGRTLIEALTYGGILAIVLGIVTGLMSPASLVSIDTVAGTVGGTITDAITGWYGMIILIFLVFAMAHLMQASGALTLLLEKLEKRFVKTKVGAEIACWVCIALSALGLCNNITSQIVAGPVMLEIADRYHLSHYRIANFSDAVQAMFSYTMPWGGPALTMCATSLIANSAYGWCPVLTSPAKLFFCGIYGIAIGLVFLVCAITGIGRKFDQRMDIKNLGYTEEYFNTME, encoded by the coding sequence ATGTCAAGTGAATCGTCAAAGCAGACGCAAAAAGCTCCCGCCCTGGAATTTCGCGGCGGCGTATATACCAGTCTTGTTCCGTTTCTTTTGTTTGTTCTCGGATCATTCGGACTGGCAATCTTCAACGTTGCAACTGTAGAAGGCTTCTGGCTCGTCGCCATCGCCTGTATTATCATCGGTATGTGGCTCTGTAAGGATCCTTTGAAATATTTCGATGAGATTTGCCGTGGAACCGCATCCCCGCTTCTGACCACTGCTGTCTTCTGCTGGCTCTGGTCTGGTGCTGTTGCCGGCATTCTGAAAGCATCCGGTCTGGTAAACGGTCTGATCTGGCTTGGACTTAACACCGGTCTCACCGGTGGTCTGTTCGTCGGTTTCACCTTCCTTGTTTCCTGCATTTACTCTACTGCAACGGGAACAGGATCCGGTACAGTTGCCGCCATGACCGTTCTTCTGTATCCTGCCGGTGTTGCTCTCGGTGCAGACCCATGGTGGATGGCCGCAGCCATTATCTCCGGCGGCGGATTCGGAGATAATCTTGCTCCCATTTCCGACACTACCATTACCGCTGCCACAACTATGCGCGTAGACGTGTCCGGTTTGGTAAAAAACCGCATGCCTTATACCCTGGTGGCCGGATTCATTACCCTCATCATTGTAACCGTGGGCGGCGCCTTAAGCACCAATGCCGTGAACATTTCCGAGACCGAATATACCAGTATCGTAACACAGGCACATCCCAAGGGGCTGATCATGCTTCTCCCGGCGGCTCTGATAGTTTTTCTTGCACTGAAAGGACGGACGCTGATTGAAGCTCTGACTTATGGCGGAATTCTTGCCATTGTGCTCGGTATTGTTACCGGCCTGATGAGTCCTGCCAGCCTAGTATCCATTGATACCGTTGCAGGCACCGTAGGCGGCACGATCACAGATGCCATTACCGGATGGTATGGCATGATTATTCTGATTTTCCTTGTTTTTGCAATGGCTCATCTGATGCAGGCATCCGGCGCGCTGACACTGCTTCTGGAAAAGCTGGAGAAACGTTTCGTCAAAACAAAGGTTGGCGCGGAAATCGCCTGCTGGGTATGCATTGCCCTATCTGCTCTTGGGCTCTGCAACAATATCACTTCTCAGATTGTTGCCGGACCAGTTATGCTGGAAATTGCAGACAGATATCACCTGTCTCACTATCGAATTGCCAATTTCTCCGATGCAGTACAGGCAATGTTTAGTTACACAATGCCCTGGGGCGGCCCGGCCCTGACCATGTGCGCAACCTCACTGATTGCCAATTCCGCCTATGGATGGTGCCCGGTACTTACCTCTCCGGCCAAACTGTTCTTCTGCGGTATTTACGGAATTGCCATCGGTCTTGTATTTCTCGTATGTGCCATTACCGGCATCGGTCGGAAATTTGACCAGCGTATGGACATCAAAAATCTGGGATATACAGAGGAATATTTCAATACCATGGAATAA
- a CDS encoding Na+/H+ antiporter NhaC family protein, which yields MNTQEKDYLEFHGGPLISIIPFGTFLTGCFLLACTGYATFQAYWVIAAFCVVLCLLLAKSPQECFYSIIKGTSTDLITVVIFCWIFSGIFAGILKVSGLTSGLIWLGGVTHLKSGWFIALSFLLSCIYSTSTGTGSGTVLMMTSLLYPAGIALGAHPLVLGGSIISGGCFGDNLSPISDTTIVATATMGVDIPGVMRSRIPYTLTAGSLSLAIHTILGFLLEGNIHVSNTTYEQLLATANPRGLIMLFPATLVVVLAIKGVNLVLSMTAGGILAISIGIPTGLLKISDVLKFENGTATGSVVDGISGFSGLIIFIFLSYALSHIMTASGAIDLILEKIKENIHSTQQAELINCCVIALSSLALCSTVASQIIAGPIMKGIADKYDLSLYRTANFSDAIQAMFSYTMPWGGPGMVFCATSLLVAQTYSWCPVITNPVSLIPFTIHAFFIGGIFLFSAITGIGRKRDQQLDDDYRFQNILF from the coding sequence ATGAACACACAGGAGAAAGATTATCTGGAATTTCACGGTGGACCCCTGATCAGTATCATTCCTTTTGGTACTTTCCTTACGGGTTGTTTTCTTCTTGCCTGCACTGGATATGCTACTTTCCAGGCATATTGGGTCATTGCCGCCTTTTGCGTGGTACTCTGCCTGCTTCTTGCCAAAAGCCCTCAGGAATGTTTTTATTCTATTATTAAAGGCACATCCACAGATCTGATCACAGTTGTAATTTTCTGCTGGATTTTCAGTGGGATTTTTGCAGGAATCCTGAAAGTGTCCGGACTTACCAGCGGGCTGATCTGGCTGGGTGGTGTAACGCATCTGAAAAGCGGATGGTTTATCGCACTGTCCTTTCTTTTAAGTTGTATTTACTCCACCTCCACCGGCACAGGAAGCGGTACAGTTCTTATGATGACGTCCCTTCTTTATCCTGCCGGGATTGCACTTGGAGCCCATCCGCTGGTTCTCGGCGGATCCATCATCAGTGGTGGCTGCTTCGGCGATAATTTGTCTCCCATTTCCGATACCACCATTGTTGCCACTGCCACGATGGGTGTTGATATTCCCGGGGTTATGCGAAGCCGAATTCCCTATACACTGACAGCCGGAAGCCTTTCTCTTGCCATTCATACAATCCTTGGGTTTCTTCTGGAAGGCAATATTCATGTTTCCAATACCACCTACGAGCAGCTGCTTGCCACAGCCAATCCGCGGGGGCTAATTATGCTGTTTCCCGCCACGCTGGTTGTTGTTCTGGCTATCAAAGGTGTCAACCTTGTTCTATCCATGACCGCAGGCGGTATTTTGGCAATTTCGATTGGAATTCCAACCGGGCTTCTGAAAATCAGTGACGTTTTAAAATTCGAAAACGGCACAGCGACAGGTTCTGTTGTGGATGGAATCAGCGGTTTTTCTGGTCTGATTATTTTTATTTTTCTTTCCTATGCTTTATCTCATATTATGACCGCCAGCGGCGCAATTGATCTAATTCTGGAAAAAATCAAAGAGAATATCCACTCCACGCAACAGGCGGAGCTGATCAATTGCTGTGTCATCGCCCTGTCTTCCCTGGCTCTGTGCAGTACGGTTGCTTCCCAGATCATTGCCGGGCCTATTATGAAGGGCATCGCAGACAAATATGATTTGTCATTATACCGTACGGCAAACTTTTCAGATGCCATCCAGGCAATGTTCAGCTACACAATGCCATGGGGAGGGCCAGGTATGGTATTCTGCGCTACCAGCCTTCTTGTGGCGCAAACCTACAGCTGGTGCCCGGTAATTACGAATCCGGTATCTCTGATTCCATTTACCATTCATGCTTTTTTCATCGGAGGTATTTTTCTCTTCTCTGCCATTACCGGCATTGGACGAAAACGGGATCAACAGCTGGATGATGACTATCGGTTTCAAAATATTTTATTTTAG